Proteins encoded in a region of the Candidatus Moanabacter tarae genome:
- a CDS encoding Aromatic dipeptide epimerase, whose product MLKDSEFSIIKVNISEIDIPISEAFTISQGEVRVARNIIIILFLKKGVYGYGEIAPFQELTGEARDDCLAAAQETSKFLTGLNVTNFRGIGNALRNRLPEFPSVRCGFETAIADALSRGTGIPLWALWGGADVRKYETDVTIPIRDINDSIDIVGTWCVKGFRRIKVKVGIDVERDILLMEALSKQFPGLKVIIDANQGYSVSQAIAFADVLEQTNLRIEVFEQPVDYRDLEGLKELREKLIFPIAADESVLSLTDAKKIIEMNAADIINLKITKSGLIETIEIASLCKAFGIGLMIGGMIETRIAMGCSFSLVLGLGGISILDLDTPLLMAEDPFASGGYCYDGPFLMPWSEPGLGLRWKETVG is encoded by the coding sequence ATGTTAAAAGATTCCGAGTTTTCGATTATTAAGGTTAATATCTCAGAGATTGATATTCCGATATCGGAAGCATTTACGATTTCCCAGGGAGAGGTTCGCGTTGCTAGGAATATCATCATCATATTGTTCTTAAAGAAAGGCGTTTATGGTTATGGCGAGATTGCTCCGTTCCAAGAACTCACTGGTGAGGCTCGAGATGATTGCCTGGCAGCTGCGCAAGAGACATCCAAATTCCTTACTGGTCTTAATGTAACCAACTTTCGAGGTATAGGGAATGCCCTTCGCAATCGGTTGCCAGAGTTCCCGTCGGTGCGTTGCGGATTCGAAACGGCAATTGCAGATGCATTGAGCCGTGGAACAGGAATTCCACTCTGGGCCCTTTGGGGAGGTGCCGACGTTAGGAAGTATGAAACGGACGTAACAATTCCTATTCGAGATATAAACGATTCAATAGATATTGTGGGGACTTGGTGCGTAAAAGGTTTCCGCAGAATCAAAGTCAAAGTAGGGATCGATGTCGAACGGGATATCTTATTGATGGAAGCTTTGTCTAAACAGTTTCCTGGTCTCAAAGTGATCATCGATGCTAACCAGGGTTACTCTGTCTCTCAAGCGATTGCTTTTGCCGACGTTTTGGAGCAGACTAATTTGAGAATTGAAGTCTTTGAACAGCCGGTTGATTACCGTGATCTAGAGGGATTAAAGGAATTACGAGAAAAGTTAATTTTCCCAATTGCGGCAGACGAATCAGTGCTTTCCCTGACCGACGCAAAGAAGATTATTGAGATGAATGCTGCTGATATTATTAATCTTAAGATAACTAAAAGTGGACTCATCGAGACGATTGAAATCGCATCACTATGTAAAGCTTTTGGGATTGGCCTTATGATAGGAGGAATGATTGAGACGCGAATCGCAATGGGTTGCTCATTTTCCCTTGTGCTGGGACTGGGAGGAATCAGTATTTTAGACTTGGATACACCTCTTTTAATGGCGGAAGATCCCTTTGCATCTGGTGGGTATTGTTATGATGGACCATTTCTTATGCCGTGGTCCGAGCCAGGTTTGGGTTTACGTTGGAAGGAGACAGTGGGTTAG
- the polS_2 gene encoding Sorbitol dehydrogenase → MLRERKSSDLKGKIALVTGAGGERGIGRAIALRFAEEGADVAVNDLNLDPRGDWGGLAKVAKEIEERGQRSQAITADVSKSDQVENMVRYVIKSFGKIDILVNNAGAPAGPDRVPVVELEESVFDLVYQVNVKGTFLCSRLIARNMIERGEGGKILNIASTAGFQGYARYAAYCSSKSAVVGFTKSLARELAPSNIHVNAICPGMIDTERLYGIASGLKPDNMSTEEYRERMIDSSVEMSPLGRIGRPEDVASVAAFLASSEGDYMIGQSISVSGGALMR, encoded by the coding sequence ATGCTCAGAGAGAGGAAGTCAAGCGATCTTAAGGGAAAAATAGCCCTTGTTACTGGAGCAGGAGGCGAGAGAGGGATTGGTCGTGCAATTGCCCTTCGGTTTGCCGAAGAGGGAGCAGATGTGGCTGTCAATGATCTCAATTTAGACCCTAGGGGTGATTGGGGAGGGTTGGCTAAGGTGGCGAAGGAAATAGAGGAAAGGGGACAGAGATCGCAGGCAATAACAGCGGATGTGTCAAAGTCTGATCAGGTAGAAAATATGGTCCGATATGTTATTAAGAGTTTTGGAAAGATCGATATTTTGGTTAATAATGCTGGAGCGCCAGCAGGACCCGACCGAGTCCCGGTTGTCGAGCTAGAAGAATCAGTATTTGATCTAGTCTATCAAGTTAACGTCAAGGGCACTTTTCTTTGTTCTCGGTTGATCGCTCGGAACATGATTGAACGCGGAGAAGGAGGGAAGATCTTAAACATCGCATCGACCGCAGGATTCCAGGGATATGCTCGTTATGCTGCATATTGTTCATCTAAATCGGCTGTGGTTGGATTTACGAAATCATTGGCTCGCGAATTGGCACCAAGCAATATTCACGTCAATGCAATCTGCCCGGGAATGATTGATACTGAGCGCCTTTACGGAATCGCCAGCGGTCTTAAGCCTGACAACATGTCGACGGAAGAATATCGAGAGAGAATGATTGATAGTTCTGTTGAAATGAGTCCACTTGGTAGAATCGGACGACCCGAAGACGTTGCATCTGTGGCTGCTTTTCTCGCATCATCAGAAGGTGATTATATGATAGGCCAATCCATTAGCGTTTCTGGTGGCGCTTTGATGCGGTGA
- the menG gene encoding Demethylmenaquinone methyltransferase, whose amino-acid sequence MDHSGKPPTGNYPLELRSGEINRLRIQSEALKFDAKTMLDEIGVTKGWHCLDLGCGAGGIMDLLSTSVCDIGYVVGLDSNPKLLNAAKEWTATLGLKNTGFIRGDAYATRLPEESFDLVHIRFLLGTAGEPERLVKEAKRLTRKGGVIAIQEPDSSMLGCFPRHPAFDRLKQLLIKCFADVGADLKLGKKAYHLISAEGLTDVTYRPFILGFRNSDPMADYLPQTIESIRNTLISRSIASGEEIDRLIDECRNHLASPTTVSNSFLVAQVWGWKK is encoded by the coding sequence ATGGACCATAGCGGAAAACCACCCACTGGAAATTACCCTTTGGAACTCAGATCTGGGGAAATCAATCGTCTTCGTATCCAGAGTGAAGCCCTGAAATTTGATGCAAAAACCATGCTGGATGAAATTGGGGTCACCAAAGGATGGCATTGCCTTGATCTGGGATGTGGCGCTGGTGGTATAATGGATCTTTTAAGCACCTCCGTCTGTGATATTGGATATGTGGTTGGATTAGACTCCAACCCTAAGTTACTGAACGCGGCCAAAGAATGGACCGCCACCTTGGGATTAAAAAACACAGGATTTATAAGAGGCGATGCTTACGCTACTCGCTTACCTGAAGAATCATTCGATCTCGTTCACATTCGGTTTTTGCTTGGTACGGCCGGAGAGCCGGAAAGGCTAGTAAAAGAAGCAAAAAGGTTAACTCGGAAAGGGGGAGTCATCGCTATTCAGGAACCGGACTCCAGTATGCTTGGCTGCTTCCCTCGTCATCCAGCCTTTGACCGTTTAAAGCAACTATTAATAAAATGTTTTGCCGATGTTGGCGCGGACCTCAAGTTGGGGAAAAAGGCCTACCATCTGATCTCCGCTGAAGGTCTGACCGATGTCACATACCGGCCATTTATATTGGGATTCCGGAATTCCGACCCCATGGCGGATTACTTGCCGCAAACAATAGAGTCCATTCGGAACACTCTAATTAGCCGCAGCATTGCTTCAGGGGAAGAAATTGATCGGCTTATTGATGAATGTCGTAACCACCTCGCTAGTCCCACTACAGTGTCAAACTCCTTTCTAGTTGCCCAAGTGTGGGGATGGAAAAAATAG